A genomic window from Winogradskyella sp. J14-2 includes:
- a CDS encoding VPS10 domain-containing protein has protein sequence MKKIFLNVALVFFIFNVSAQDYRKLIEEGNHTVQYISEVAEQHFDSVGRGRGTGFKIFKRWQYFAERAMDETGRLKSPQFYYQELKNYNANTNAEGIAAKTTVGTWEEMGPTYWDATSGWNPGVGRITSMAIEESNLNHIIAGSETGGVWKSTDGGATWTVLSDNLSNIDVYALAIEPTNSNTYFWGSTSGTIFKSTNGGSTWSLLADLGGGIVNKILIDPTNASKIYASVQGNGLYKSTDGGITWSSIYFIPPNTGYDFEFKPGNSNTVYASGNEFYVSTDGGNSFTQITGTGVNQFSGGPKMIGVSAANSNTVYVVEANGGVFGGLYVSNNSGNSFLKRNLTQNFFGYDTNGNDALGQAPRDMDITVNPNDANDVHIAGINTWRSTNGGVSFSITSQWVPSNANSLGIGYCHADVDILHFAGTGADAKLFVGTDGGIFRAEDPTNVNANYYTDLTPGLGIRQFYKIGVSQTDPVIVTGGSQDNGTSTLREDGLWTDWLGADGMEGFVDKNDASIMYGTTQFGSLYRTQYNVFGSNVTGLTQPEGKGGQSNWNWVVPFEQDPITQNTIYVAFDEVYKSDDSGVTWVSISPNFNADIDHFKVAPSNNQVMYCAINGVLRYTTDGGVNWTVAPLSIGTAIINEIAVHPLDPNKVAVATTDSEKVYLSTDGGLTWTSMRMNLPNFVAQALAWQDNGDDGLYVGMNYGVFYTDNTRTRWVNFSNGLPNVRINELEINTVDNKIYAATYGRGLWRSDVYDASLSIQDFEFNDLTLYPNPAKDQVNLKWNKPENVSLRIFDTQGKLMFYGKNINLYNGYKVDVSSFNNGIYFVKLNSNKGEITKKLILN, from the coding sequence ATGAAAAAGATATTTTTAAACGTTGCGTTGGTATTTTTTATCTTCAATGTATCAGCTCAAGATTACCGCAAGCTTATTGAAGAGGGAAATCATACTGTGCAATATATCTCTGAAGTTGCAGAACAACATTTCGATTCTGTAGGGAGAGGAAGAGGCACTGGTTTTAAGATTTTTAAAAGATGGCAGTATTTTGCAGAACGTGCCATGGATGAAACAGGGAGATTAAAATCACCTCAATTTTATTATCAAGAATTAAAAAACTACAATGCTAATACCAATGCTGAAGGCATAGCTGCTAAAACAACCGTAGGTACCTGGGAAGAAATGGGGCCAACCTACTGGGATGCTACGTCGGGATGGAATCCAGGTGTAGGCAGAATTACGTCTATGGCAATAGAAGAGTCTAATTTAAACCATATTATTGCAGGTAGTGAAACCGGTGGTGTATGGAAAAGTACTGATGGTGGTGCAACTTGGACAGTGCTTTCCGATAATTTATCTAATATTGATGTCTATGCTTTAGCAATAGAACCAACAAATAGTAATACTTATTTTTGGGGCTCAACAAGCGGTACAATTTTTAAATCGACAAATGGCGGTTCTACATGGTCACTATTAGCCGATCTCGGTGGTGGTATCGTAAACAAAATATTGATAGACCCAACAAATGCTTCGAAAATCTATGCTAGCGTGCAAGGTAACGGATTATATAAATCTACAGACGGTGGAATAACTTGGAGTTCAATATACTTTATACCACCAAACACAGGTTATGATTTTGAGTTTAAACCAGGAAACTCTAACACAGTTTATGCTTCTGGGAATGAGTTTTATGTTTCTACCGATGGAGGAAATAGTTTTACGCAAATAACAGGGACTGGTGTTAATCAATTCTCGGGCGGACCAAAAATGATTGGAGTGTCGGCAGCCAACTCTAATACTGTCTATGTTGTTGAGGCTAATGGCGGAGTTTTTGGTGGACTATACGTGTCTAATAATAGCGGAAACTCTTTTTTAAAACGAAATTTAACTCAAAACTTTTTTGGTTACGATACCAATGGTAACGATGCACTTGGTCAGGCACCAAGAGATATGGATATTACTGTTAACCCTAATGATGCCAATGACGTACATATAGCAGGTATCAATACTTGGAGATCAACAAATGGCGGAGTCAGTTTTAGCATAACCTCTCAATGGGTGCCAAGCAATGCAAATAGCTTAGGAATAGGATATTGCCATGCAGATGTAGACATACTCCATTTTGCTGGTACAGGTGCAGACGCTAAGTTATTTGTTGGTACCGATGGCGGAATTTTCCGAGCAGAAGACCCAACCAATGTAAATGCTAATTATTACACTGATTTAACACCAGGTTTAGGAATAAGACAATTCTATAAAATAGGTGTGAGCCAAACAGATCCTGTTATAGTTACTGGTGGATCTCAAGATAATGGTACATCAACATTAAGAGAAGATGGCCTCTGGACCGATTGGTTAGGTGCTGATGGAATGGAGGGATTTGTAGATAAGAATGATGCCTCTATTATGTACGGAACAACCCAGTTCGGATCACTCTACAGAACCCAATATAATGTTTTTGGTAGTAATGTAACAGGATTAACACAACCTGAAGGTAAAGGCGGCCAAAGTAACTGGAATTGGGTTGTGCCCTTTGAGCAAGATCCAATAACTCAAAATACAATATACGTAGCTTTTGACGAAGTATACAAGTCAGATGATAGTGGTGTTACTTGGGTGTCTATTTCACCGAACTTTAACGCAGATATAGACCACTTTAAGGTAGCGCCAAGTAATAACCAAGTAATGTATTGTGCAATTAATGGAGTTTTAAGATACACCACAGATGGTGGAGTTAATTGGACGGTTGCTCCCTTAAGTATCGGTACAGCTATTATTAATGAAATAGCTGTACATCCATTAGATCCAAATAAAGTTGCAGTTGCTACTACGGATAGCGAAAAAGTTTATTTGAGTACAGATGGTGGTTTAACGTGGACATCGATGCGCATGAATCTCCCTAATTTTGTCGCTCAAGCTTTGGCATGGCAAGATAACGGAGACGATGGCTTATATGTTGGGATGAACTATGGAGTGTTCTACACAGATAATACACGCACAAGATGGGTTAATTTTAGCAATGGCCTACCCAATGTTAGAATAAATGAGTTAGAAATAAATACGGTAGATAATAAAATCTATGCGGCAACTTATGGTAGAGGGTTATGGAGATCAGATGTTTACGATGCGTCATTAAGCATACAAGACTTTGAATTTAATGACTTAACATTATATCCAAATCCGGCTAAAGACCAAGTTAATCTTAAATGGAATAAACCAGAAAACGTAAGTTTAAGAATCTTCGACACCCAAGGAAAGCTTATGTTTTATGGAAAAAATATCAACTTATACAATGGGTATAAGGTTGATGTATCTTCATTTAACAACGGCATTTACTTTGTAAAATTAAATAGTAACAAAGGAGAAATCACTAAAAAGCTAATTTTAAACTAA
- a CDS encoding sodium:solute symporter — protein MNPTSILILIACYFAVLVLVSYFTGKEDSNAAFFKANKSAPWYLVAFGMIGASLSGVTFISVPGAVETKQFGYLQVVFGYFFGYLVIAYILLPLYYRLNLTSIYTYLRDRFGKISYKTGSVAFLISRTVGAAFRLFLVAKVLQLLVFDLFDIPFVITVVITIALIWLYTFKGGIKTIIFTDTLQTLFMLISVVVTIIFLASALDLNNITEVINYTNNSSLSKVFFFNESNDPQYFWKSFLSGIFITITMTGLDQDMMQKNLTCKSLKDAQKNMLSFSVVLIFVNLLFLVLGLMLTDYATQNGITASKDDLFPTIAMLPEIGIVTSAFFLLGLIAAAYSSADSALTSLTTAFCFDILDIESKPEASKKGLRKKAHVGFSVILVIVIILFDLIFKDVSVIWELFKAAGYTYGPLLGLFAFGLFTKYKIKDRLVWAIAILAPTLSYVLNLYSKELFNGYEIGFEILILNGFLMFLGLLLIKVKTKP, from the coding sequence ATGAATCCAACTTCAATTTTAATTTTAATAGCTTGTTACTTTGCGGTTTTAGTATTGGTCTCTTATTTTACGGGAAAAGAAGACTCTAACGCTGCCTTTTTTAAGGCTAACAAATCTGCTCCTTGGTACCTCGTTGCTTTTGGCATGATTGGTGCTTCTTTGTCTGGTGTTACCTTTATATCTGTACCTGGAGCTGTAGAAACCAAACAGTTTGGTTATCTACAAGTAGTCTTTGGCTATTTTTTTGGATATTTAGTAATAGCATATATTTTACTACCGCTATATTACAGATTAAACTTAACTTCTATTTATACCTATCTTAGAGACCGATTTGGGAAAATAAGTTATAAAACTGGATCCGTAGCTTTTCTTATTTCAAGAACTGTTGGTGCAGCATTTAGGTTATTTTTAGTTGCAAAAGTTCTTCAACTTTTGGTTTTTGATTTATTTGATATTCCATTTGTTATTACCGTAGTTATTACCATCGCTTTAATTTGGCTTTACACCTTTAAAGGTGGGATTAAAACTATAATTTTTACAGACACCTTACAGACTTTATTTATGCTAATTTCTGTTGTGGTAACTATCATTTTTTTAGCTTCTGCTCTAGACTTAAATAATATCACTGAAGTCATTAATTATACCAATAATAGTAGTCTAAGTAAGGTTTTCTTTTTTAATGAAAGTAACGATCCTCAATATTTTTGGAAAAGCTTCTTATCTGGAATATTTATTACCATTACCATGACAGGGTTAGACCAAGATATGATGCAAAAAAATTTAACGTGTAAGAGTTTAAAAGACGCTCAGAAAAACATGCTTTCCTTTAGCGTGGTACTGATATTTGTTAACCTATTATTTCTTGTTCTTGGCTTAATGCTTACAGATTATGCAACTCAAAACGGAATTACAGCGAGTAAAGACGACCTATTTCCTACTATAGCAATGTTACCAGAAATAGGCATTGTTACATCTGCTTTCTTTCTATTGGGGTTAATTGCTGCTGCGTATTCTAGCGCAGACTCTGCCTTAACATCACTAACTACGGCTTTTTGTTTCGATATTTTAGATATAGAAAGTAAACCCGAAGCATCTAAAAAAGGCCTACGAAAAAAAGCGCATGTAGGCTTTAGCGTTATACTGGTTATTGTAATAATTCTTTTTGATTTAATTTTTAAAGATGTTTCTGTGATTTGGGAACTCTTTAAAGCAGCAGGTTATACCTATGGGCCATTATTAGGACTTTTTGCTTTTGGGTTGTTTACTAAATACAAAATAAAAGATAGGCTTGTTTGGGCGATTGCAATCTTAGCGCCTACATTATCCTACGTTTTAAATTTATATTCTAAAGAACTTTTTAACGGTTACGAAATTGGTTTCGAAATTTTAATCTTAAATGGTTTTTTAATGTTTTTAGGGTTATTACTAATTAAAGTAAAAACAAAACCTTAA
- a CDS encoding CoA-binding protein, with protein sequence MSKKTLVLGASLKADRYSNIAVNRLRQKNHDVVAFGLKQGAINDVVIDTGLKAYEDLDTITLYLNPKHQEAYYDYILDLRPKRVIFNPGTENPELYKILRANNIEFEVACTLVLLATNQY encoded by the coding sequence ATGAGTAAAAAAACATTGGTTCTTGGTGCGTCTTTAAAAGCAGACCGATATTCTAATATTGCAGTTAATAGGTTGAGGCAGAAAAACCACGACGTTGTGGCTTTTGGTTTAAAGCAAGGAGCGATAAATGATGTTGTGATAGACACGGGTTTAAAAGCTTATGAAGACTTAGATACTATTACCTTATATCTTAATCCTAAACATCAAGAGGCTTATTACGACTATATTTTAGATCTAAGACCTAAGCGCGTAATTTTTAATCCGGGAACAGAAAATCCAGAACTTTATAAGATTCTAAGAGCGAATAATATTGAATTTGAAGTGGCTTGTACTTTGGTTTTATTAGCTACTAATCAGTACTAG
- a CDS encoding vanadium-dependent haloperoxidase encodes MNLKSLIFSSILFAFFFSCQKQDQPIIITAEDYHNAVDRLTEVMVHDIFSPPVASRIYTYPNIAAYETLNQNSKTYKSLAKQLKELDTIQGTANANTNLRLSAIIAYINIAKELVFSKEKITIYRDSLYTVWNTKNPNEFNDSKDYGIAISDQILTWMNSDNYAKTRTMPDYNIYTKNPSQWEPTPPAYMKGIEPHWNKLRTFALDSAAQFKPTPHPEFSLEEGSAFHNELMEVYNITNDIREKGDESEEIQIARFWDCNPFVSVNKGHFMFAEKKITPGAHWIGICKIACKETNSDFEKTVYAYTKTSIAIADAFISCWDEKYRSNLIRPETLINRYIDTEWTPILQTPPFPEYTSGHSVVSGASSEVLTSIFGDDFAFNDTTELPYGLPMRQFQSFRLAAQEAAMSRMYGSIHYRAAVEVGIDQGIKVGTLVNDKVSFIK; translated from the coding sequence ATGAATCTAAAATCCCTTATATTTTCATCAATTTTATTTGCTTTCTTTTTTTCTTGCCAAAAACAAGACCAACCTATTATTATCACTGCAGAAGATTACCACAATGCAGTAGATAGGTTAACAGAAGTAATGGTACATGATATTTTTTCACCTCCAGTGGCAAGCAGAATATATACGTATCCCAATATCGCAGCATACGAAACCTTAAATCAAAACAGTAAAACGTATAAATCTTTAGCTAAACAATTAAAAGAATTAGATACTATACAAGGCACTGCCAATGCAAACACTAATTTAAGGCTATCTGCCATTATTGCCTACATTAATATAGCCAAAGAGCTTGTGTTTTCAAAAGAAAAAATCACCATCTACAGAGACAGTTTATACACCGTTTGGAACACCAAAAACCCTAATGAGTTTAATGATTCAAAAGATTACGGCATAGCAATCTCTGACCAGATACTCACTTGGATGAATTCTGATAATTATGCCAAAACACGCACAATGCCAGACTACAACATCTATACAAAAAATCCCTCACAATGGGAACCTACTCCTCCTGCCTACATGAAAGGTATAGAACCACACTGGAACAAGCTTAGAACATTCGCACTAGACTCAGCAGCTCAATTTAAACCCACACCACATCCAGAATTTTCTCTAGAAGAAGGTTCAGCGTTTCATAATGAGTTAATGGAAGTCTACAATATCACTAATGATATAAGAGAAAAAGGTGATGAAAGTGAAGAAATTCAAATTGCTCGTTTTTGGGACTGCAACCCTTTCGTTTCTGTAAACAAAGGTCATTTTATGTTTGCTGAAAAGAAAATAACACCAGGTGCACATTGGATAGGCATCTGCAAAATTGCTTGTAAAGAAACCAACTCGGACTTCGAAAAAACAGTATATGCATACACCAAAACATCTATTGCTATCGCTGATGCTTTTATAAGTTGTTGGGACGAAAAATACAGAAGTAATCTTATTAGACCCGAAACACTGATAAACAGATACATAGACACCGAATGGACACCTATTTTACAAACACCACCTTTTCCTGAATATACAAGCGGACATTCGGTAGTATCAGGTGCGTCTTCTGAAGTATTAACATCAATTTTTGGCGATGACTTTGCTTTTAATGATACGACAGAGCTTCCATATGGATTACCAATGCGTCAATTTCAGTCCTTTAGACTAGCAGCACAAGAAGCTGCTATGAGTAGAATGTACGGTAGTATTCACTACAGAGCAGCTGTAGAGGTCGGAATCGATCAAGGTATCAAAGTAGGCACATTAGTTAACGACAAAGTCAGCTTTATAAAATAA
- the recR gene encoding recombination mediator RecR: MEFSSKLLENAVNEMSQLPGVGKRTALRLVLHLLRQPEHQTFQLADALSKVRADINFCKSCHNISDKELCEICQNPNRNEELICVVEDIRDVMAIENTSSFKGLYHVLGGKISPMDGIGPQDLNITSLVNKVKLGTVKELIFAMSPTMEGDTTNFYIFKQLQDYKVKTSTIARGVAAGNELEYTDEITLGRSIVDRIPFEASLKS, translated from the coding sequence ATGGAATTTTCTTCAAAACTTTTAGAAAATGCAGTAAACGAAATGTCGCAATTACCTGGTGTTGGTAAGCGTACAGCATTGCGTTTAGTATTACATTTGTTAAGGCAACCAGAGCATCAAACTTTTCAGTTGGCTGACGCACTCTCTAAAGTAAGGGCAGATATTAATTTCTGTAAATCGTGTCATAACATTAGCGACAAAGAGCTTTGTGAGATATGCCAAAATCCTAATCGAAACGAAGAACTCATATGCGTTGTAGAAGATATTAGAGATGTTATGGCTATAGAGAACACAAGTTCTTTTAAAGGATTATACCATGTTTTAGGTGGGAAAATATCACCAATGGATGGTATTGGTCCTCAAGATTTAAATATTACATCGCTTGTCAACAAGGTAAAGTTGGGCACCGTTAAAGAACTTATTTTTGCTATGAGCCCAACGATGGAAGGAGATACTACCAATTTTTACATATTCAAGCAACTACAAGATTATAAGGTTAAGACCTCTACAATAGCAAGAGGTGTTGCAGCTGGTAATGAGTTAGAGTATACAGACGAAATTACATTGGGTAGAAGTATTGTAGATCGTATTCCGTTTGAGGCTTCACTTAAATCGTAA
- a CDS encoding VCBS repeat-containing protein yields MKIFYIALLMLLLCNCNDDYKNNASTNVSYLLSKTSAQKSGIDFVNLVSEDPKHNIISYIYYYNGGGIATGDINNDGLPDLYFVANTGDNKLYLNKGNLKFEDISEKANISGKASWQTGVSMVDINNDGFLDIYICAVSKLLDFEGHNELYINNGDNTFTERSKEFGLDFVGHSTQAYFFDFDKDDDLDVYLVNHAVHTALSHGRADMRNNRQPLVGDVLLRNDNGKFIDVSEQANIYGGGNGYGLSASIADFNNDGWEDIYVCNDFHEDDYFYVNNQNGTFTEQLANSFTTISRFSMGSDAADINGDGYQDLITLDMLPFDERVIKETEGDDSMFNLQTRLNKLGYKDQYSRNMLQLNNAGNYFTEAAFINNVADTDWSWSPLFADYNNDGHQDLFISNGILRRPNGLDFKKYISSAFKGRSESEGIEWLYNSVNEMGSGKVSNQIFKGDSKTFENKTGLWIENQPTLSNGTIYADLDLDGDLDLVTNNFGETAGLYENTTNNSKNYISFDFEYKGSNKEGIGTKVLVFNKGTLQFKQLFKSRGFLSSVDSKLHFGLGDAVKVDSIKVIWPNNEFKTIKDLNINTTLNIIYSSTGQFYNYKENKTKSYFFKEDPILDYTHQEDRYNDFAEEKLIPYKVSMQGPALAKGDIDGNGYDDIFIGNASGKPATLYLNNGTGFSESKQTAFEEDYNFEDNDATFFDADNDGDLDLYVASGVNEYKNLNLQNDRLYLNEDGVFVKSINKIPENSLISSTVIAYDYDNDGDEDLFVGNLSDVQDFGKTIESYILINDGKGNFAKDQKFTVNSKVNKAIWQDIDNDNINDLLIATDWHTALIYLNDGNGNLKLLDLPESSHGLWQTITTFDIDSDGDEDILLGNWGTNTKFSLNFDGPLMMYHNDFDKNKTFETLLTYNKSGKYYPLNSKDELASQMNVVNKVYTNHKSFAGVTIEEIVGDAFLKNSTQYKADILASGYLQNDNGQFKEFIPFPNDFQLAPINTFSKVKINGSTHLLVGGNSYKVNTYHGSYMALKGLLVKDLFNFKNVFELGIAPFNDQIKQIETVEMRDKNVLLIVANNNKLKIYSYPK; encoded by the coding sequence ATGAAAATCTTTTACATTGCTTTGTTGATGTTATTATTATGTAATTGTAATGACGATTACAAGAACAACGCAAGCACTAATGTTTCATACCTACTTTCTAAGACTTCCGCACAAAAGTCGGGTATAGATTTCGTTAATTTGGTAAGCGAAGACCCAAAGCATAATATTATAAGCTATATTTATTATTATAACGGTGGTGGTATAGCTACAGGAGATATTAATAATGACGGTCTACCTGACCTCTATTTTGTTGCAAATACTGGAGATAACAAACTCTACCTAAATAAAGGCAACTTAAAATTCGAAGATATTTCAGAAAAAGCTAATATTTCTGGTAAAGCCAGTTGGCAAACAGGTGTATCTATGGTAGACATAAACAATGATGGCTTCTTAGACATTTATATTTGTGCAGTTTCTAAGTTATTGGACTTTGAGGGACATAATGAACTTTACATTAATAACGGTGACAACACTTTTACAGAACGCTCTAAGGAATTTGGTTTGGATTTTGTAGGACACTCAACACAAGCCTATTTTTTTGATTTTGACAAAGATGACGATCTGGATGTATACCTAGTGAATCATGCCGTACATACCGCACTCTCGCACGGAAGGGCAGATATGAGAAACAACCGCCAACCCTTAGTTGGTGACGTCTTGCTAAGAAATGATAATGGTAAATTTATTGATGTAAGCGAACAAGCTAATATCTACGGTGGCGGAAATGGTTATGGACTCAGTGCATCTATAGCAGACTTTAACAACGATGGCTGGGAAGACATATACGTTTGTAACGATTTTCACGAAGACGATTATTTTTATGTTAACAACCAAAACGGAACATTTACAGAGCAGCTAGCAAATTCTTTTACTACAATTAGTAGGTTTTCTATGGGAAGTGATGCGGCCGACATCAATGGAGACGGTTATCAAGACCTAATAACCTTAGATATGTTGCCTTTTGATGAGCGTGTAATAAAGGAAACAGAAGGAGACGATTCTATGTTTAACCTACAAACACGTCTAAACAAATTAGGATACAAAGATCAGTATTCTAGAAATATGCTTCAACTAAACAATGCCGGCAACTATTTTACAGAAGCAGCATTTATAAACAACGTTGCAGATACCGACTGGAGCTGGTCTCCTCTATTTGCAGATTACAATAATGATGGTCATCAAGACCTTTTCATTTCTAATGGAATCTTAAGACGACCTAACGGCTTAGATTTTAAAAAATATATTTCTAGTGCTTTTAAAGGTAGATCAGAGTCTGAAGGCATAGAGTGGTTATATAATTCTGTAAACGAAATGGGCAGTGGCAAGGTTTCTAACCAGATTTTTAAAGGAGATTCAAAAACTTTTGAAAACAAAACAGGTCTATGGATAGAAAACCAACCAACGTTGTCTAACGGCACTATTTATGCAGACCTAGACCTAGATGGAGATCTAGATCTTGTTACAAACAACTTTGGAGAAACTGCCGGACTTTACGAAAATACAACCAACAATTCAAAAAACTACATTTCTTTTGATTTTGAATATAAAGGTTCTAATAAAGAAGGTATTGGTACAAAAGTCTTAGTGTTCAATAAAGGCACCCTTCAGTTTAAACAACTCTTTAAGTCAAGAGGGTTTTTATCTTCTGTAGATAGTAAATTGCACTTTGGCTTAGGGGATGCAGTCAAAGTAGACTCAATTAAGGTTATTTGGCCAAACAATGAATTTAAAACCATTAAAGATTTAAATATTAATACCACCTTAAACATTATTTACTCATCTACAGGTCAATTTTATAATTATAAAGAAAATAAAACCAAATCATATTTTTTTAAGGAGGATCCAATACTAGACTATACTCATCAAGAGGATCGGTACAATGATTTTGCGGAAGAAAAACTCATCCCTTATAAAGTCTCCATGCAAGGACCAGCTTTAGCAAAAGGAGACATAGACGGTAATGGCTATGACGATATTTTTATCGGAAATGCTTCTGGTAAACCTGCAACACTATACCTTAATAACGGAACAGGGTTTAGTGAATCTAAACAAACTGCCTTTGAAGAAGATTACAACTTTGAAGATAATGATGCTACTTTTTTTGATGCAGATAATGATGGTGACTTAGACTTGTATGTAGCATCTGGCGTCAACGAATATAAAAACCTAAACTTACAAAATGATAGACTCTACCTCAACGAAGATGGTGTTTTTGTAAAATCAATAAACAAGATTCCTGAGAATAGTCTAATAAGCTCTACCGTCATAGCTTATGATTACGATAATGATGGTGATGAAGACCTATTTGTAGGCAACTTAAGCGATGTTCAAGATTTTGGAAAAACTATTGAGTCGTACATTCTAATTAATGACGGTAAAGGTAACTTTGCTAAAGATCAAAAATTCACTGTAAATTCTAAAGTAAACAAGGCCATTTGGCAAGATATTGACAACGACAATATAAATGACTTGCTAATTGCTACAGATTGGCATACCGCTTTAATCTATCTAAACGATGGCAATGGTAATCTAAAACTTTTGGATCTGCCAGAAAGCAGTCATGGTCTGTGGCAGACAATTACAACTTTCGATATTGATAGTGATGGCGATGAAGATATACTTCTAGGTAATTGGGGCACTAATACAAAATTTAGTCTCAACTTTGATGGTCCATTAATGATGTATCATAACGATTTTGATAAAAACAAAACCTTCGAAACACTTTTAACATACAATAAAAGCGGAAAGTACTACCCTCTAAATTCTAAGGACGAACTCGCTTCTCAAATGAATGTAGTAAACAAAGTGTATACTAACCACAAAAGTTTTGCAGGCGTAACCATTGAAGAAATTGTAGGAGATGCATTTTTAAAAAATTCAACACAATACAAAGCAGACATTTTAGCCTCAGGATACTTACAAAATGATAATGGTCAATTTAAAGAGTTTATTCCTTTTCCAAATGATTTTCAACTAGCACCAATTAATACATTTTCTAAAGTTAAAATTAATGGCAGCACACACCTATTAGTTGGTGGTAACTCTTATAAAGTTAATACGTATCATGGCTCTTACATGGCTTTAAAAGGGCTCTTGGTTAAAGATTTATTTAACTTCAAAAATGTATTTGAGCTAGGCATAGCACCTTTTAATGACCAAATTAAGCAAATTGAAACAGTTGAAATGCGAGATAAAAATGTTTTACTTATTGTTGCAAATAATAACAAGCTAAAAATATATTCCTATCCGAAATAA